Proteins encoded together in one uncultured Desulfosarcina sp. window:
- a CDS encoding NAD-dependent 4,6-dehydratase LegB — MKNKNILVTGADGFIGSHLTELLVINGANVRALSQYNSFNYWGWLEDTECINEIEVVAGDVRDPYYCKKITKGIDIIFHLAALIAIPYSYVAPDSYVDTNIKGTMNLCQAAIENDVQRFVHTSTSEVYGTAKYVPIDELHPLQPQSPYSASKIGADAMAMSFYLTFNLPLVIARPFNTYGPRQSARAIIPTIITQICSSQEKLALGDLSPTRDLNFVEDTCRALTLLANCEHTIGQTVNIGSNKESSMKTVVHMIKDIMQSDIEIVTESKRIRPKKSEVFRLRCDNTKIRELTGFVPKYSLREGLEKTIEWFKNSENLNKYKSSIYNV; from the coding sequence ATGAAAAATAAAAATATTCTTGTAACTGGAGCTGATGGCTTCATCGGATCTCACCTAACAGAATTGCTTGTAATAAATGGTGCGAATGTCAGAGCATTGAGTCAGTATAACTCCTTTAATTATTGGGGGTGGTTAGAAGATACTGAATGTATTAATGAAATCGAAGTAGTTGCCGGAGATGTTCGCGATCCTTATTATTGTAAAAAAATTACTAAAGGTATTGATATTATATTTCATTTGGCAGCCTTAATAGCAATCCCATACTCATATGTTGCACCCGACAGCTACGTTGATACAAATATAAAAGGAACAATGAATCTATGTCAGGCCGCTATTGAAAACGATGTACAGCGATTTGTCCATACATCAACATCTGAAGTGTATGGTACCGCCAAATATGTACCAATAGATGAGTTGCATCCCCTGCAACCTCAATCGCCATACAGTGCATCAAAAATTGGCGCTGATGCTATGGCAATGAGTTTCTATCTCACGTTTAATTTGCCGCTTGTTATCGCTAGACCCTTTAATACGTATGGCCCACGGCAATCCGCACGAGCGATAATACCAACGATCATTACACAAATCTGCAGTTCTCAAGAGAAACTCGCACTGGGGGATTTGTCTCCCACCCGAGATCTGAATTTTGTAGAAGATACATGCAGAGCTTTAACGCTACTTGCTAATTGTGAACACACTATCGGACAAACTGTAAATATTGGCTCTAATAAGGAGTCTTCCATGAAGACAGTAGTCCATATGATTAAAGATATAATGCAGTCTGATATCGAAATCGTCACGGAATCAAAACGAATCCGTCCAAAAAAATCGGAAGTGTTTCGCTTGCGCTGTGACAACACCAAAATCAGGGAGCTAACAGGGTTTGTACCAAAATATTCGCTCCGAGAAGGATTGGAGAAGACAATTGAATGGTTTAAGAATTCGGAAAATTTAAACAAATATAAGAGCAGTATCTACAATGTATAA